Proteins from a single region of bacterium:
- a CDS encoding LLM class flavin-dependent oxidoreductase, with amino-acid sequence MTDFPVAITMPVEDGLSIGWLTDLVVHAEQAGIDTALVGEVAGPEVFATLGAMAARTERIRLGSGIVAAYTRSPALTAMGFATLASLAPGRVVAGIGASSPIVVGRWHGRDFEQPLATVREFIALLRAALAGEKLNHDGPRFRSKGFRLDLPAVDVPVWLGAINPRMLALAGEIAEAAFMTWCPPSEVTPKREIVDAAADEAGRERQDVTTVLSFWAYAGPDPEQALERMRRQVLAYSMVPTHQPAFVGTFENLPEVAEAWQKGDRAAALSLVPDEAVLAQCALGPDMLAERIDAYRAAGVDLPIVLLTGAHVGDDVGPQATVDALREIANP; translated from the coding sequence ATGACCGACTTTCCGGTGGCCATCACCATGCCGGTGGAGGACGGCCTGTCGATCGGATGGCTGACTGATCTCGTCGTTCATGCCGAACAGGCTGGGATCGACACTGCCCTAGTGGGCGAGGTAGCCGGTCCCGAGGTGTTTGCCACCCTGGGGGCCATGGCCGCCCGCACCGAGCGCATCAGATTGGGCTCGGGCATCGTGGCCGCCTATACCCGCTCCCCCGCCCTCACCGCCATGGGGTTCGCCACCCTGGCCTCGCTGGCCCCAGGACGGGTGGTCGCCGGCATCGGGGCCAGCAGCCCCATCGTGGTGGGACGCTGGCACGGCAGAGACTTCGAGCAGCCTCTGGCCACCGTGAGGGAGTTCATCGCGCTGCTGCGAGCCGCCCTAGCTGGCGAGAAGCTGAATCACGATGGCCCCCGGTTCCGGTCCAAGGGTTTCCGGCTCGATTTGCCCGCGGTGGACGTGCCCGTCTGGCTAGGAGCCATCAACCCCCGGATGCTGGCATTGGCGGGTGAGATCGCCGAAGCGGCGTTCATGACCTGGTGTCCGCCGTCGGAAGTAACTCCCAAACGCGAAATCGTCGATGCCGCGGCTGATGAAGCTGGACGCGAGCGGCAAGACGTCACCACCGTGCTGTCGTTTTGGGCTTATGCCGGCCCCGACCCTGAGCAAGCCCTGGAGCGGATGCGGCGTCAGGTGCTGGCCTACTCCATGGTTCCCACCCACCAGCCTGCTTTCGTCGGCACGTTCGAGAACTTGCCCGAAGTCGCCGAGGCCTGGCAGAAGGGCGACCGGGCCGCAGCCCTTTCGCTGGTTCCCGACGAGGCCGTGCTGGCCCAATGCGCCCTCGGGCCCGACATGCTGGCTGAGCGAATTGACGCCTATAGGGCGGCCGGGGTCGACCTCCCCATTGTGCTGCTCACCGGCGCCCACGTCGGCGACGACGTCGGCCCACAGGCCACGGTGGACGCCCTGAGGGAGATTGCCAACCCCTGA
- a CDS encoding VOC family protein, giving the protein MGIHIDHISLLVKDLVQAEEDWRQILEVLAPGHTMKVTRGAGADDMDGTPMEWVTFQNPDPTGVSIQLWSPAEAGHWPDKVLAKRGEYVHHIAFCSDDFDTMIDGVREADIPLVMDEPSNPDSQPWLKWNFIPPDKAHGPLIELATRYLSVGDEWLPHPDNAENQPLADELHDRFAG; this is encoded by the coding sequence ATGGGCATCCACATCGACCACATCTCATTGCTGGTGAAAGACCTGGTTCAGGCTGAAGAGGACTGGCGCCAGATCCTCGAAGTGCTGGCCCCCGGCCACACCATGAAGGTCACCCGAGGGGCAGGGGCCGACGACATGGATGGCACCCCCATGGAGTGGGTTACGTTCCAGAACCCAGATCCCACCGGCGTGTCTATCCAGCTCTGGTCGCCGGCTGAGGCCGGACATTGGCCCGACAAGGTGCTGGCCAAGCGAGGCGAGTACGTCCACCACATCGCCTTCTGCTCCGACGACTTCGACACCATGATCGACGGCGTGCGGGAAGCCGACATCCCACTGGTAATGGACGAGCCCAGCAATCCCGACAGCCAGCCGTGGCTCAAGTGGAACTTCATCCCGCCCGACAAGGCCCACGGCCCGCTGATCGAACTGGCCACCCGCTACCTGTCGGTGGGCGACGAGTGGCTCCCCCACCCCGACAACGCCGAGAACCAGCCTTTAGCCGACGAGCTCCACGACCGTTTCGCCGGCTAG
- a CDS encoding acetyl-CoA C-acetyltransferase: MADAYIIDAVRSPMGRFGGGLSHLHPADLGANILSGLIDRTGVDPGAVDDCIMGCVGQIGAQAFNVARNAWLSAGLPEHVPAVSIDRQCGSSQQAVHFAAQGVMSGTQDLVVAGGVEVMSLITLNSQGDVGPDLGMRYPFDGDGWAERFGDEEVHQFRGGNLIAERWDVTLEDMNSLALRSHQNAARAWEEGRFEREVQTVGECSRDEGIRPDTSMEKMAKLRPFSEHGPLTAANSSQITDGSAALLIASEKAVAEHGLTPRARVHTMAVVGSDPVLILTGPIPATTKVLERAGMGLDDIDLFECNEAFASVVLAWAKETGVDMDKVNVNGGAIALGHPLGASGARIMTTLLNELERSGGRYGLQTMCEGGGLANATIIENLAA, from the coding sequence ATGGCCGACGCCTACATCATCGACGCAGTTCGCTCCCCTATGGGCCGATTTGGCGGAGGACTGAGCCACCTGCACCCGGCCGACCTCGGCGCCAACATCCTGAGCGGTTTGATCGACCGCACCGGCGTGGACCCAGGTGCGGTGGACGACTGCATCATGGGCTGTGTAGGGCAGATCGGCGCCCAGGCGTTCAACGTGGCCCGCAACGCCTGGCTGTCGGCCGGGCTTCCCGAGCACGTCCCGGCGGTGAGCATCGATCGCCAATGCGGTTCGTCACAGCAGGCCGTCCATTTCGCCGCCCAAGGCGTCATGTCGGGCACCCAAGATCTGGTGGTGGCCGGCGGTGTGGAGGTAATGAGTCTCATCACCCTCAACAGCCAGGGCGACGTGGGACCTGATCTGGGCATGCGCTACCCGTTCGACGGCGACGGCTGGGCCGAGCGCTTCGGCGACGAGGAGGTCCACCAGTTCCGGGGCGGCAACCTGATTGCCGAGCGGTGGGATGTCACTCTGGAGGACATGAACAGCCTCGCCCTGCGCAGCCACCAGAATGCGGCCCGGGCCTGGGAAGAGGGCCGGTTCGAGCGTGAGGTGCAAACAGTCGGCGAATGCAGCCGCGACGAGGGCATCCGACCCGACACCTCGATGGAGAAGATGGCCAAGCTGCGCCCCTTCTCCGAGCACGGCCCGCTGACCGCGGCCAACTCCAGTCAGATCACCGACGGATCGGCTGCGCTGCTCATCGCCTCCGAGAAGGCGGTGGCTGAGCACGGCCTCACTCCCCGGGCTCGAGTCCACACCATGGCGGTGGTGGGCAGCGATCCGGTGCTCATTCTCACCGGCCCCATTCCGGCCACCACCAAGGTGCTGGAGCGAGCTGGCATGGGGCTCGACGACATCGACCTGTTCGAGTGCAACGAGGCTTTTGCCTCGGTGGTGCTGGCCTGGGCCAAGGAGACCGGCGTGGACATGGACAAGGTGAACGTGAACGGCGGGGCGATCGCCCTAGGCCATCCGCTGGGGGCCAGCGGCGCCCGCATCATGACCACCCTGCTCAATGAGCTAGAGCGCTCTGGTGGCCGTTACGGACTCCAAACCATGTGCGAGGGCGGCGGCTTGGCCAACGCCACCATCATCGAGAACCTGGCCGCGTAG
- a CDS encoding bifunctional 5,10-methylenetetrahydrofolate dehydrogenase/5,10-methenyltetrahydrofolate cyclohydrolase gives MTAIKLDGEMLSAEIKEGLRERIAALAEKGVTPGLGTLLVGDDGPSANYVAMKHRDSEELGMGSREVHLPADASQEEVDAVVDDFNADPAVDAYIMQYPFPDHLDYETALLRVMPEKDADGLHPVNLGRLVQGVDAPLACTPRGIQLMLERYEIPIAGQHVVIIGRGLTIGRPLANLLSLKRPNANAAVTVVHTGAGDIARYTKTADILIAAAGAPRMVKADMVKPGAAVVAAGVSFADGKLVSDVDDDVTEVAGWLSPRIGGVGPMTRTMLMANTVAAAERAVG, from the coding sequence ATGACTGCTATCAAACTCGACGGCGAAATGCTGTCAGCTGAAATCAAAGAAGGCCTGCGCGAGCGGATCGCCGCGCTGGCCGAGAAGGGCGTGACCCCGGGATTGGGGACGCTGTTGGTGGGCGACGACGGGCCGTCGGCCAACTATGTGGCCATGAAGCACCGCGACAGCGAGGAGCTGGGAATGGGTTCTCGGGAGGTCCACCTCCCTGCTGATGCATCCCAGGAAGAGGTCGACGCCGTGGTGGACGACTTCAACGCCGATCCGGCAGTTGACGCCTACATCATGCAGTACCCCTTCCCCGACCACCTCGACTACGAGACGGCCCTGTTGCGGGTAATGCCCGAAAAGGATGCTGACGGCCTCCACCCGGTGAATCTGGGGCGGCTGGTCCAGGGGGTGGATGCCCCGTTGGCCTGCACGCCGCGGGGCATTCAGCTCATGCTGGAGCGCTACGAGATCCCAATCGCCGGCCAGCACGTGGTCATCATCGGGCGGGGCCTCACCATCGGCCGGCCGTTGGCCAACTTGTTGTCGCTGAAGCGGCCCAACGCCAACGCAGCGGTCACCGTGGTTCATACCGGGGCGGGCGACATTGCTCGTTATACCAAGACCGCCGACATCCTCATCGCCGCGGCCGGGGCGCCCCGCATGGTGAAGGCCGACATGGTCAAGCCCGGCGCAGCGGTGGTGGCCGCCGGGGTGAGCTTTGCCGACGGCAAGCTGGTTTCGGACGTGGACGACGATGTAACCGAGGTGGCGGGCTGGCTTTCGCCTCGAATCGGTGGGGTGGGACCGATGACCCGTACCATGCTTATGGCCAACACCGTGGCCGCCGCCGAGCGGGCCGTGGGCTGA
- a CDS encoding 2Fe-2S iron-sulfur cluster-binding protein — protein MSPAVTETAVTIRVDGQEVAVPEGATILDACDAAGIDTPTICYGPTLTPVNVCRVCVVELDGSRALVPSCSRPAEEGMVVHTDSERVRHSRKMVIEFLATGVDVSQADELGQWAEHYGADPHRYVPGGETMNEPVRVQDNLYIRDYDKCVLCYRCVEACGDDAQHTYAISVAGRGFGARISTEFDVTLPDSACVYCGNCVAVCPTNALQFKTEFNLREADDWRPEDQTVTQTVCSYCGVGCNLELHVQDNQIVKCTSPDDHDVTRGNLCIKGRFGWNYV, from the coding sequence GTGAGCCCTGCTGTCACCGAGACCGCAGTCACCATCCGGGTGGACGGCCAAGAGGTGGCTGTGCCCGAAGGAGCCACCATCCTGGATGCCTGCGACGCCGCGGGCATCGATACTCCCACCATCTGCTACGGCCCCACCCTCACCCCGGTAAACGTGTGCCGGGTGTGTGTCGTGGAGCTGGACGGCAGCCGAGCCCTGGTTCCCTCCTGCTCTCGTCCGGCTGAGGAAGGCATGGTGGTGCATACCGACAGCGAACGGGTGCGCCACAGCCGCAAGATGGTGATCGAGTTTCTGGCCACCGGGGTCGATGTATCCCAGGCCGACGAGCTGGGCCAGTGGGCCGAGCACTACGGGGCCGACCCTCACCGCTACGTCCCCGGCGGCGAGACCATGAACGAGCCGGTGCGGGTGCAGGACAACCTCTACATCCGCGACTACGACAAGTGCGTGCTGTGCTACCGCTGCGTGGAGGCCTGCGGCGACGACGCCCAGCACACCTACGCCATCTCGGTGGCCGGCCGGGGCTTCGGCGCCCGCATCTCCACCGAGTTCGACGTGACCCTTCCCGACTCAGCCTGCGTGTACTGCGGAAACTGCGTGGCCGTGTGCCCCACCAACGCCCTCCAGTTCAAGACCGAGTTCAACCTGCGTGAGGCCGATGACTGGCGCCCCGAGGACCAAACCGTGACCCAAACCGTGTGCTCCTACTGCGGCGTGGGCTGCAACCTCGAACTGCATGTGCAGGACAATCAGATCGTCAAATGCACTTCCCCCGACGATCACGACGTCACCCGAGGCAACCTCTGCATCAAAGGCCGCTTCGGCTGGAACTACGTGTGA
- a CDS encoding NAD(P)H-dependent oxidoreductase subunit E — protein MADLHFGDDQPTDAELAAIDAIVPEADAATVTETERVVRGGRSRRQGLRHLLLPVLHSLQHEIGWISPGGLNGAAKRLGVPPAEAYGVATFYELLRTTDPGHRDDVVHVCVDPSCALAGNEELRGSLEASGAKVHDSPCLGQCERAPALFVQGVGRPDRVPADDDEDFRLPQAGDPGLRVLSRVGVVDPTSLDSYQEHGGYQALASAIEVGPDAVISAISDSGLSGRGGAAFPTGIKWRAVADEPGPDKHVVANCDESEPGTFKDRIICEHDPFAIIESMTIAGLATGSPHGWIYIRGEYPRATARLEEAIAQARAAGLLGDDVVDSGQRFDIELRRGAGAYICGEETALFNSIEGFRGEPRNKPPFPTTHGLFNQPTAINNPETLVNVLDIVVDGPDAYRSVGTERSPGTRLFCLSGRVGVPGLYEVPFGTTLGELLELAGGAVGSLAAVLLGGAAGVFVGPDALDMPLTLEDAREAGATLGSGVVTVFDSTVDMEAVVVRIAEFFRDESCGQCVPCRVGTQRQHEVLVELQASGRALAPQRAELIDDMALAMVDASICGLGHTAASAVRSAIDLGLIGNRS, from the coding sequence TTGGCTGACCTCCACTTCGGCGACGACCAGCCCACCGATGCCGAGTTGGCCGCCATCGACGCCATCGTCCCCGAGGCAGACGCGGCCACCGTCACCGAGACTGAACGGGTGGTGCGCGGAGGTCGCAGCCGGCGCCAGGGACTGCGCCATCTGCTCCTGCCGGTGTTGCACTCGCTTCAGCATGAAATCGGCTGGATCAGCCCTGGCGGATTGAACGGTGCGGCCAAACGGCTGGGAGTGCCGCCCGCCGAGGCTTATGGCGTGGCCACGTTCTATGAGCTGCTGCGCACAACCGACCCCGGACACCGTGACGACGTGGTCCACGTGTGCGTCGACCCGTCGTGTGCTCTGGCCGGCAACGAAGAGCTGCGGGGGTCGCTGGAGGCCAGCGGGGCCAAGGTCCACGACAGCCCGTGCCTCGGTCAGTGCGAACGCGCCCCTGCGCTGTTTGTCCAGGGAGTAGGGCGACCCGACCGGGTGCCGGCTGACGATGACGAGGACTTCCGTTTGCCCCAAGCAGGCGACCCAGGACTGCGGGTACTCAGCCGAGTGGGTGTGGTGGATCCCACCTCCTTGGATTCCTATCAGGAACACGGCGGCTATCAGGCATTGGCCTCTGCCATCGAAGTAGGGCCTGATGCGGTGATCTCGGCCATCTCCGACTCCGGCCTGTCGGGGCGAGGCGGGGCCGCGTTTCCCACTGGCATCAAATGGCGGGCCGTGGCCGACGAGCCCGGTCCGGACAAGCACGTGGTGGCCAACTGCGACGAATCAGAGCCCGGCACCTTCAAAGACCGCATCATCTGCGAGCACGACCCTTTCGCGATCATCGAGTCGATGACCATTGCCGGGCTGGCTACTGGGTCTCCCCACGGGTGGATCTACATCCGAGGCGAATATCCCCGAGCTACCGCCCGACTAGAGGAAGCCATTGCCCAAGCCCGGGCCGCGGGCTTGTTGGGGGATGACGTAGTCGACAGTGGTCAGCGATTCGACATCGAGCTTCGCCGGGGGGCAGGGGCCTACATCTGCGGTGAGGAAACCGCGCTGTTCAACTCCATCGAGGGCTTCCGGGGCGAGCCCCGCAACAAGCCTCCCTTCCCCACCACACATGGTCTGTTCAACCAGCCCACCGCCATCAACAACCCCGAGACCCTTGTCAACGTGCTCGACATCGTGGTCGACGGCCCCGACGCCTACCGCTCGGTGGGCACCGAGCGCTCCCCTGGCACCCGGCTGTTCTGCCTGTCGGGCCGAGTGGGAGTACCCGGACTCTATGAGGTGCCGTTCGGGACCACGCTTGGGGAACTGCTCGAGTTGGCCGGAGGGGCGGTGGGTTCGCTGGCCGCGGTGTTGCTGGGAGGCGCGGCTGGGGTGTTCGTCGGCCCTGACGCTTTGGATATGCCTCTCACCTTGGAGGATGCCCGGGAGGCAGGGGCCACCTTGGGGTCAGGCGTGGTCACCGTGTTCGACAGCACCGTGGACATGGAGGCGGTGGTAGTTCGCATTGCCGAATTCTTCCGGGACGAGTCGTGCGGCCAGTGCGTCCCCTGTCGGGTCGGCACCCAGCGCCAGCACGAGGTGCTGGTAGAGCTGCAAGCCTCCGGGCGGGCGTTGGCGCCCCAGCGAGCCGAGCTGATCGACGACATGGCCCTGGCCATGGTGGACGCTTCCATCTGCGGGCTGGGCCACACCGCGGCCTCCGCCGTGCGCTCCGCGATCGATCTAGGCCTGATAGGAAATAGATCGTGA
- a CDS encoding molybdopterin-dependent oxidoreductase, translated as MARRERLTVPMVRDNGSLREATWDEALSRAATGFNQVLEQHGPQAFGMFSCSKATNEMNYIAQKFIRTVVGSNNIDSCNRTUHAPSVVGLATVFGAGGGTSSYQEIEEADLILLWGSNAREAHPIFFHHLLKGIDNGARMYCVDPRYTSSAQFSDVWVGIDVGTDIALANGIGREIIHAGLANQDFIDHSTQGFEAYAASVEPFTPDAVAAICGIPAEVVVEMAHAYATADTAQILWTLGITEHHNAVDNVLSLCNLALLTGHVGRWGSGLVPLRGQNNVQGGGDMGAIPNKFPGFAGVDDPDHRARFEAAYGRELNPVPGWHLTLMFEAMERGDLRALYVIGENPADSEADVAHARAQMEGLDILVVQDILMTRTAEMADVVLPASVAWAESEGTVTSSERRVQRVRPAVSPPGLARHDIDILCDMAEAMGAELGPRDPEAAWKELRSLSDMHEGMSWERLEAVGGLQWPCPNEDHPGSAFLHGWLWADDLEGRDPAPFSVLEHEGPTEELSDEFPLRLTTGRALDSYNTGVQSGNYDSPLRFAGLDLNPTDAAELGIADGDRVRVSSPRGSVEMNVRLVSSLPTGLAFTTLHHPELIDVNVLTNPDWDPKSGTAEFKAAAVRVELVDAPETAGATVG; from the coding sequence ATGGCGAGGCGGGAACGTTTGACCGTGCCGATGGTGCGGGACAACGGGAGCTTGCGGGAAGCGACGTGGGACGAGGCTCTTTCACGGGCCGCGACTGGGTTCAACCAGGTGCTCGAACAGCATGGACCCCAGGCGTTCGGGATGTTCAGCTGCTCCAAGGCCACCAACGAGATGAACTACATCGCCCAGAAGTTCATCCGCACGGTGGTGGGCTCCAACAACATCGACTCCTGCAACCGAACTTGACACGCTCCTTCAGTCGTCGGTCTGGCGACAGTGTTCGGAGCGGGAGGGGGCACGAGCTCCTATCAGGAGATCGAGGAGGCCGACCTGATCCTCCTGTGGGGGTCCAACGCCCGCGAGGCCCATCCCATCTTCTTCCATCACCTGCTCAAGGGCATCGACAACGGTGCCCGCATGTACTGTGTCGACCCCCGCTACACCTCCTCGGCCCAATTCTCCGACGTGTGGGTGGGCATCGACGTGGGTACCGACATCGCCTTGGCCAATGGCATCGGCCGGGAAATCATCCACGCCGGTTTGGCCAACCAGGACTTCATCGACCACTCCACCCAAGGATTTGAGGCCTACGCAGCCTCGGTGGAGCCGTTCACCCCCGACGCGGTAGCCGCCATCTGCGGCATCCCCGCCGAGGTGGTGGTGGAGATGGCCCACGCCTACGCCACCGCTGATACCGCTCAAATCTTGTGGACCCTGGGCATCACCGAGCACCACAACGCGGTGGACAACGTGCTGTCGCTGTGCAATCTGGCTCTGCTTACCGGCCATGTGGGTCGGTGGGGCTCAGGGCTGGTGCCGTTGCGGGGTCAGAACAATGTGCAGGGCGGCGGTGACATGGGCGCTATCCCCAACAAGTTCCCCGGTTTCGCCGGCGTGGACGACCCCGACCATCGGGCCCGGTTCGAGGCCGCCTACGGCCGGGAGCTCAACCCGGTGCCCGGTTGGCACCTCACGCTGATGTTCGAGGCTATGGAACGGGGCGACCTGCGAGCGCTGTACGTGATCGGCGAGAACCCTGCTGATTCCGAGGCCGATGTGGCTCACGCCCGGGCCCAAATGGAAGGCCTGGATATCTTGGTGGTGCAAGACATTCTGATGACCCGCACCGCCGAGATGGCCGATGTGGTGCTGCCCGCCTCTGTGGCTTGGGCAGAGAGTGAAGGCACCGTCACTTCCAGCGAGCGTCGGGTTCAGCGGGTGCGGCCCGCGGTTTCGCCCCCCGGTCTGGCCCGCCACGACATCGACATCCTGTGCGATATGGCCGAAGCCATGGGTGCCGAACTCGGCCCTCGCGACCCCGAGGCCGCCTGGAAGGAGCTGCGCTCTCTGTCGGACATGCACGAGGGCATGAGTTGGGAGCGACTGGAAGCCGTTGGCGGCCTGCAATGGCCCTGCCCCAACGAGGATCACCCCGGCAGTGCCTTCCTCCACGGCTGGCTCTGGGCCGATGATCTGGAGGGCCGCGACCCGGCACCGTTCTCAGTGCTGGAGCACGAGGGTCCCACCGAGGAGTTGAGCGACGAATTTCCCCTGCGGCTCACCACCGGACGGGCGCTGGACTCTTACAACACTGGGGTGCAAAGCGGGAACTACGACTCGCCGCTGCGGTTTGCCGGGTTGGACTTGAATCCGACCGATGCCGCTGAATTGGGCATCGCCGACGGCGACCGGGTGCGAGTGTCCTCCCCTCGGGGATCAGTGGAGATGAATGTCCGGCTGGTGTCGAGCCTGCCGACAGGGTTGGCCTTCACCACATTGCACCACCCTGAGTTGATCGACGTAAACGTGCTCACCAACCCTGACTGGGACCCGAAATCCGGCACCGCCGAGTTCAAGGCGGCGGCGGTGCGGGTAGAGCTGGTCGATGCCCCGGAGACCGCGGGGGCCACCGTTGGCTGA
- a CDS encoding formate--tetrahydrofolate ligase has protein sequence MSFPSDLEIARGANLRPLSEIAEEAGIPVEMLEPYGAGAAKISLDAIEALSDRPRARYVVVTAITPTPLGEGKTTTTVGLGQGFGHINKKATIAIRQPSLGPTFGIKGGAAGGGYSQVVPMELFNLHLTGDMHAVTAAHNMCSAMLDAHIYHGNESGLDLHNITWRRVVDINDRALRNIVLGLGGRLDGIPRESGFDITAASEVMATLALATSLSDLRARLGRTVVGYTKAGDPVTAEDLKAAGAMAVLLKDALKPNLMQTLEGGPALVHTGPFGNIATGNSSIVADRIAIHTGDFLVTEAGFGADMGAERFFNIKCRYSGLAPDAAVMVATVRGLKAHSGNHRIVAGRPLPEALLAENPDEVHAGGDNLRKQLSNMKAHGVTPVVAINAFPGDHDADLAAIGEIADEYGARCAITTHFSDGGAGAAQLAEAVAEACEEPSSFKVLYEDDLSLKDKIAAVATTVYGADDVEYSATANRQLDTYENAGFGHLPVCIAKTHLSISSDPSLKGAPTGWTLPVREVRASVGAGFVYPICGDMRTMPGLGRQPAAMGIDLDENGEIVGLS, from the coding sequence ATGTCTTTTCCTTCTGACCTCGAGATCGCCCGCGGGGCGAACCTCCGACCACTATCCGAAATCGCCGAAGAAGCCGGCATCCCGGTCGAGATGCTGGAGCCCTACGGGGCAGGGGCAGCCAAGATCAGCTTGGATGCCATCGAGGCTCTGTCTGATCGGCCCCGAGCCCGCTATGTGGTGGTGACGGCCATCACCCCAACGCCATTGGGCGAAGGCAAGACCACCACCACCGTGGGGCTGGGCCAAGGGTTCGGCCACATCAACAAGAAGGCGACCATCGCCATTCGCCAGCCATCACTGGGGCCGACTTTCGGTATCAAGGGGGGCGCCGCCGGCGGCGGCTACAGCCAGGTGGTGCCCATGGAACTGTTCAACCTCCACCTAACCGGTGACATGCACGCGGTGACCGCGGCCCACAACATGTGCTCGGCCATGCTCGATGCCCACATCTACCACGGCAACGAGTCAGGCCTGGATCTGCACAACATCACCTGGCGCCGGGTGGTGGATATCAACGACCGGGCGCTGCGAAACATTGTGCTCGGTCTGGGTGGACGGCTCGACGGTATCCCTCGGGAGAGCGGATTCGACATCACCGCGGCATCGGAGGTGATGGCCACCCTGGCGCTGGCTACATCTCTATCCGACTTGCGGGCCCGTTTGGGACGCACCGTGGTTGGCTACACCAAAGCTGGCGATCCGGTGACCGCGGAGGACCTGAAGGCCGCCGGGGCCATGGCCGTGCTTTTGAAGGACGCCCTCAAGCCCAACCTCATGCAAACCCTGGAGGGCGGTCCCGCCCTGGTTCACACCGGGCCGTTCGGCAACATCGCCACCGGCAACTCCTCCATCGTGGCCGACCGAATCGCCATCCACACCGGCGACTTCTTGGTAACCGAGGCCGGATTCGGCGCCGACATGGGGGCTGAGCGCTTCTTCAACATCAAGTGCCGCTATTCGGGCTTGGCGCCCGACGCTGCGGTGATGGTGGCCACTGTGCGGGGGCTCAAGGCCCACTCCGGCAACCACCGCATCGTCGCCGGGCGCCCCCTGCCCGAGGCGCTGCTGGCTGAGAACCCCGACGAGGTGCACGCCGGAGGCGACAATCTTCGCAAGCAGCTCTCCAATATGAAAGCCCACGGGGTGACCCCGGTGGTGGCCATCAACGCCTTCCCCGGCGACCACGACGCCGACCTGGCTGCCATCGGTGAGATCGCCGACGAGTACGGCGCTCGCTGTGCGATCACCACCCACTTCTCCGACGGCGGCGCGGGAGCGGCCCAGTTGGCCGAGGCGGTGGCCGAGGCCTGCGAGGAGCCCAGCTCCTTCAAGGTTCTGTACGAGGACGATCTGTCGCTCAAGGACAAGATCGCCGCTGTGGCCACCACGGTGTACGGCGCCGACGACGTGGAGTACTCGGCCACGGCCAACCGCCAGCTCGACACCTACGAGAATGCCGGTTTCGGCCACCTTCCGGTGTGCATCGCCAAGACCCACCTGTCCATCTCGTCTGACCCCTCCCTCAAGGGCGCCCCCACCGGCTGGACATTGCCGGTACGAGAAGTGCGGGCCTCGGTGGGCGCCGGCTTCGTCTACCCCATCTGCGGCGACATGCGCACCATGCCCGGCCTCGGCCGCCAACCCGCCGCCATGGGCATCGACCTCGACGAGAACGGAGAGATCGTCGGCCTGAGCTGA